The following are encoded in a window of Scophthalmus maximus strain ysfricsl-2021 chromosome 2, ASM2237912v1, whole genome shotgun sequence genomic DNA:
- the LOC118301115 gene encoding protein phosphatase 1D-like isoform X2, whose translation MDEAIVFRMSAFSEQGGRKYMEDVVEIKIEYEPTAAPVEDDPKSPRLGGHGEAAAEASEQAAGETRGEAGVALAATTTTTTAAATAESGPAAVMWVESLSDEGSGGNNNGAPPASAPDGRAAGRAVDTRKSAAFFAVFDGHGGREAAHFARDNLWDLLKRQRGFWSGDHGEVCAALRKGFIACHHAMWKELPEWPKTITGLPSTSGTTASVIVIRGVHMYVAHVGDSAVVVGVKENDSDITLQALEVTQDHKPELPKEKERIERLGGSVMKKSGVNRVVWKRPRLTHNGPVRRSTVIDQIPFLAVARSLGDLWSYDFYSGEFVVSPEPDTMVMTLDPKRHRYIILGSDGLWNMMPPKNAVNMCYSHDKMVGPKGMSCARRLGCTALLFWKERMLRADNTTVIVLALQERGGPSIPMHRDEIVVDMATGIDHVPFPGTTYNTCEVPQSAAVSAPSGFRQSSTALERAFGLYEAAFCATAQLLPDADSVGVTLPASVGSQKVYEKQASTTQMDRGTSAPQSKRSRRSLHTQPELEGPRRLPGCSPDKGPPQAEPPSKAPSEQSRETRAQKRERSSSEERTVLSQHHNAALCVC comes from the exons ATGGACGAGGCGATAGTATTTCGCATGAGCGCGTTCTCCGAGCAAGGGGGGAGGAAATACATGGAGGATGTTGTCGAGATTAAAATCGAGTACGAGCCGACGGCGGCGCCCGTCGAAGATGATCCAAAGTCGCCGAGGCTCGGAGGACACGGGGAAGCGGCGGCTGAGGCCAGCGAGCAGGCTGCAGGCGAGACGCGCGGCGAGGCCGGCGTCGCCctcgccgccaccaccaccaccaccaccgccgccgccaccgccgagTCCGGTCCCGCTGCCGTGATGTGGGTGGAGAGTCTGTCGGACGAGGGCAGCGGCGGCAACAACAACGGCGCACCGCCGGCGTCGGCGCCGGACGGGAGAGCCGCGGGGCGCGCGGTGGACACGCGCAAGTCCGCGGCGTTCTTCGCCGTGTTCGACGGCCACGGGGGCCGGGAGGCGGCGCACTTCGCACGGGACAATCTGTGGGATCTGCTCAAGCGGCAGCGCGGCTTCTGGTCGGGCGACCACGGCGAGGTGTGCGCCGCCCTGCGCAAGGGCTTCATCGCCTGTCACCATGCGATGTGGAAGGAGCTGC CGGAGTGGCCGAAGACTATAACCGGCCTGCCCAGTACCTCGGGAACCACAGCCAGCGTGATCGTGATCCGCGGGGTTCACATGTACGTCGCCCATGTGGGGGATTCAGCAGTTGTGGTTGGGGtgaaagaaaatgactctgACATCACGCTCCAGGCACTCGAAGTAACACAAGACCACAAACCCGAGCTccccaaagaaaaagaaaggattgAACGACTGGGTGGCAG TGTAATGAAGAAGTCCGGGGTGAACCGTGTTGTCTGGAAGAGGCCCAGACTGACCCACAACGGCCCCGTGAGGAGGAGTACAGTCATTGACCAGATCCCCTTCCTAGCTGTGGCCCGATCCCTCG GCGATCTCTGGAGCTATGATTTCTACAGCGGGGAGTTTGTGGTTTCCCCGGAGCCCGACACAATGGTGATGACCCTCGACCCCAAACGGCATCGCTATATCATCCTCGGCAGCGACGGACTGTGGAATATGATGCCGCCCAAGAATGCTGTGAATATGTGTTACAGCCATGACAAAATGGTG GGGCCGAAAGGAATGTCGTGCGCCCGGCGGCTCGGATGCACAGCGCTGCTGTTCTGGAAGGAGCGCATGCTCCGCGCGGACAACACCACGGTCATCGTCCTGGCCCTGCAGGAGCGCGGAGGGCCGTCCATCCCCATGCATCGGGATGAGATCGTTGTTGACATGGCTACTGGAATTGACCACGTTCCATTCCCGGGAACTACGTATAACACGTGTGAGGTCCCACAG AGTGCTGCGGTGAGTGCTCCCTCCGGATTCAGACAGAGTTCCACGGCTCTGGAGCGGGCGTTTGGGCTGTACGAAGCGGCCTTTTGTGCCACCGCGCAGCTCCTGCCCGACGCCGACTCCGTGGGGGTCACACTGCCCGCCTCAGTCGGCTCCCAGAAGGTTTACGAAAAGCAAGCCTCGACAACCCAAATGGACCGCGGCACCTCTGCTCCTCAGTCAAAGAGGTCTCGCcgctctctgcacacacaaccCGAACTCGAGGGCCCTCGCCGTCTGCCCGGCTGCTCGCCCGACAAAGGACCGCCCCAGGCGGAGCCTCCTAGCAAAGCACCAAGCGAACAATCCCGTGAAACTCGCGCCCAGAAGAGAGAACGAAGCTCCTCTGAGGAACGCACTGTCCTGTCCCAGCACCACAACgcagccttgtgtgtgtgctga
- the LOC118301115 gene encoding protein phosphatase 1D-like isoform X3, translating into MDEAIVFRMSAFSEQGGRKYMEDVVEIKIEYEPTAAPVEDDPKSPRLGGHGEAAAEASEQAAGETRGEAGVALAATTTTTTAAATAESGPAAVMWVESLSDEGSGGNNNGAPPASAPDGRAAGRAVDTRKSAAFFAVFDGHGGREAAHFARDNLWDLLKRQRGFWSGDHGEVCAALRKGFIACHHAMWKELPEWPKTITGLPSTSGTTASVIVIRGVHMYVAHVGDSAVVVGVKENDSDITLQALEVTQDHKPELPKEKERIERLGGSVMKKSGVNRVVWKRPRLTHNGPVRRSTVIDQIPFLAVARSLGDLWSYDFYSGEFVVSPEPDTMVMTLDPKRHRYIILGSDGLWNMMPPKNAVNMCYSHDKMVGPKGMSCARRLGCTALLFWKERMLRADNTTVIVLALQERGGPSIPMHRDEIVVDMATGIDHVPFPGTTYNTCEVPQAEHEDGMFFEEDEIYGEEHEGWTCLEW; encoded by the exons ATGGACGAGGCGATAGTATTTCGCATGAGCGCGTTCTCCGAGCAAGGGGGGAGGAAATACATGGAGGATGTTGTCGAGATTAAAATCGAGTACGAGCCGACGGCGGCGCCCGTCGAAGATGATCCAAAGTCGCCGAGGCTCGGAGGACACGGGGAAGCGGCGGCTGAGGCCAGCGAGCAGGCTGCAGGCGAGACGCGCGGCGAGGCCGGCGTCGCCctcgccgccaccaccaccaccaccaccgccgccgccaccgccgagTCCGGTCCCGCTGCCGTGATGTGGGTGGAGAGTCTGTCGGACGAGGGCAGCGGCGGCAACAACAACGGCGCACCGCCGGCGTCGGCGCCGGACGGGAGAGCCGCGGGGCGCGCGGTGGACACGCGCAAGTCCGCGGCGTTCTTCGCCGTGTTCGACGGCCACGGGGGCCGGGAGGCGGCGCACTTCGCACGGGACAATCTGTGGGATCTGCTCAAGCGGCAGCGCGGCTTCTGGTCGGGCGACCACGGCGAGGTGTGCGCCGCCCTGCGCAAGGGCTTCATCGCCTGTCACCATGCGATGTGGAAGGAGCTGC CGGAGTGGCCGAAGACTATAACCGGCCTGCCCAGTACCTCGGGAACCACAGCCAGCGTGATCGTGATCCGCGGGGTTCACATGTACGTCGCCCATGTGGGGGATTCAGCAGTTGTGGTTGGGGtgaaagaaaatgactctgACATCACGCTCCAGGCACTCGAAGTAACACAAGACCACAAACCCGAGCTccccaaagaaaaagaaaggattgAACGACTGGGTGGCAG TGTAATGAAGAAGTCCGGGGTGAACCGTGTTGTCTGGAAGAGGCCCAGACTGACCCACAACGGCCCCGTGAGGAGGAGTACAGTCATTGACCAGATCCCCTTCCTAGCTGTGGCCCGATCCCTCG GCGATCTCTGGAGCTATGATTTCTACAGCGGGGAGTTTGTGGTTTCCCCGGAGCCCGACACAATGGTGATGACCCTCGACCCCAAACGGCATCGCTATATCATCCTCGGCAGCGACGGACTGTGGAATATGATGCCGCCCAAGAATGCTGTGAATATGTGTTACAGCCATGACAAAATGGTG GGGCCGAAAGGAATGTCGTGCGCCCGGCGGCTCGGATGCACAGCGCTGCTGTTCTGGAAGGAGCGCATGCTCCGCGCGGACAACACCACGGTCATCGTCCTGGCCCTGCAGGAGCGCGGAGGGCCGTCCATCCCCATGCATCGGGATGAGATCGTTGTTGACATGGCTACTGGAATTGACCACGTTCCATTCCCGGGAACTACGTATAACACGTGTGAGGTCCCACAG GCGGAGCATGAGGATGGCATGTTTTTTGAAGAAGATGAGATATATGGAGAAGAACATGAGGGATGGACATGCCTGGAGTGGTAG
- the LOC118301115 gene encoding protein phosphatase 1D-like isoform X1 produces the protein MDEAIVFRMSAFSEQGGRKYMEDVVEIKIEYEPTAAPVEDDPKSPRLGGHGEAAAEASEQAAGETRGEAGVALAATTTTTTAAATAESGPAAVMWVESLSDEGSGGNNNGAPPASAPDGRAAGRAVDTRKSAAFFAVFDGHGGREAAHFARDNLWDLLKRQRGFWSGDHGEVCAALRKGFIACHHAMWKELPEWPKTITGLPSTSGTTASVIVIRGVHMYVAHVGDSAVVVGVKENDSDITLQALEVTQDHKPELPKEKERIERLGGSVMKKSGVNRVVWKRPRLTHNGPVRRSTVIDQIPFLAVARSLGDLWSYDFYSGEFVVSPEPDTMVMTLDPKRHRYIILGSDGLWNMMPPKNAVNMCYSHDKMVGPKGMSCARRLGCTALLFWKERMLRADNTTVIVLALQERGGPSIPMHRDEIVVDMATGIDHVPFPGTTYNTCEVPQQSAAVSAPSGFRQSSTALERAFGLYEAAFCATAQLLPDADSVGVTLPASVGSQKVYEKQASTTQMDRGTSAPQSKRSRRSLHTQPELEGPRRLPGCSPDKGPPQAEPPSKAPSEQSRETRAQKRERSSSEERTVLSQHHNAALCVC, from the exons ATGGACGAGGCGATAGTATTTCGCATGAGCGCGTTCTCCGAGCAAGGGGGGAGGAAATACATGGAGGATGTTGTCGAGATTAAAATCGAGTACGAGCCGACGGCGGCGCCCGTCGAAGATGATCCAAAGTCGCCGAGGCTCGGAGGACACGGGGAAGCGGCGGCTGAGGCCAGCGAGCAGGCTGCAGGCGAGACGCGCGGCGAGGCCGGCGTCGCCctcgccgccaccaccaccaccaccaccgccgccgccaccgccgagTCCGGTCCCGCTGCCGTGATGTGGGTGGAGAGTCTGTCGGACGAGGGCAGCGGCGGCAACAACAACGGCGCACCGCCGGCGTCGGCGCCGGACGGGAGAGCCGCGGGGCGCGCGGTGGACACGCGCAAGTCCGCGGCGTTCTTCGCCGTGTTCGACGGCCACGGGGGCCGGGAGGCGGCGCACTTCGCACGGGACAATCTGTGGGATCTGCTCAAGCGGCAGCGCGGCTTCTGGTCGGGCGACCACGGCGAGGTGTGCGCCGCCCTGCGCAAGGGCTTCATCGCCTGTCACCATGCGATGTGGAAGGAGCTGC CGGAGTGGCCGAAGACTATAACCGGCCTGCCCAGTACCTCGGGAACCACAGCCAGCGTGATCGTGATCCGCGGGGTTCACATGTACGTCGCCCATGTGGGGGATTCAGCAGTTGTGGTTGGGGtgaaagaaaatgactctgACATCACGCTCCAGGCACTCGAAGTAACACAAGACCACAAACCCGAGCTccccaaagaaaaagaaaggattgAACGACTGGGTGGCAG TGTAATGAAGAAGTCCGGGGTGAACCGTGTTGTCTGGAAGAGGCCCAGACTGACCCACAACGGCCCCGTGAGGAGGAGTACAGTCATTGACCAGATCCCCTTCCTAGCTGTGGCCCGATCCCTCG GCGATCTCTGGAGCTATGATTTCTACAGCGGGGAGTTTGTGGTTTCCCCGGAGCCCGACACAATGGTGATGACCCTCGACCCCAAACGGCATCGCTATATCATCCTCGGCAGCGACGGACTGTGGAATATGATGCCGCCCAAGAATGCTGTGAATATGTGTTACAGCCATGACAAAATGGTG GGGCCGAAAGGAATGTCGTGCGCCCGGCGGCTCGGATGCACAGCGCTGCTGTTCTGGAAGGAGCGCATGCTCCGCGCGGACAACACCACGGTCATCGTCCTGGCCCTGCAGGAGCGCGGAGGGCCGTCCATCCCCATGCATCGGGATGAGATCGTTGTTGACATGGCTACTGGAATTGACCACGTTCCATTCCCGGGAACTACGTATAACACGTGTGAGGTCCCACAG CAGAGTGCTGCGGTGAGTGCTCCCTCCGGATTCAGACAGAGTTCCACGGCTCTGGAGCGGGCGTTTGGGCTGTACGAAGCGGCCTTTTGTGCCACCGCGCAGCTCCTGCCCGACGCCGACTCCGTGGGGGTCACACTGCCCGCCTCAGTCGGCTCCCAGAAGGTTTACGAAAAGCAAGCCTCGACAACCCAAATGGACCGCGGCACCTCTGCTCCTCAGTCAAAGAGGTCTCGCcgctctctgcacacacaaccCGAACTCGAGGGCCCTCGCCGTCTGCCCGGCTGCTCGCCCGACAAAGGACCGCCCCAGGCGGAGCCTCCTAGCAAAGCACCAAGCGAACAATCCCGTGAAACTCGCGCCCAGAAGAGAGAACGAAGCTCCTCTGAGGAACGCACTGTCCTGTCCCAGCACCACAACgcagccttgtgtgtgtgctga